In the Malaclemys terrapin pileata isolate rMalTer1 chromosome 12, rMalTer1.hap1, whole genome shotgun sequence genome, one interval contains:
- the LOC128847097 gene encoding olfactory receptor 6B1-like — protein sequence MANPEWGNETVLTEFILVGFWNLPELQTLLFLLFLVIYIVTVAGNILIFALVVAKQNLHTPMYFFLGNLSCLETCYTSTILPKVLASLLTGDRTILFSLCLTQFYFVCSLVVTECLLLSVMSYDRYLAICNPMHYAAHMSVRACLQLAGGSWIGGFLCSGILTLSISQLTFCGPNIIDHFFCDFIPLVNLSCNDPHLMETLAFTLSFLFSLVPFLLIMMSYICIIATILRIPSTTGRQKAFSTCSSHLIVVSIYYATLLIVYMFPTTDILSNFKKVLSVIYTVLTPLVNPLIYSLRNKEVQEALRKACRKFMLGPCEPVNFLGLK from the coding sequence ATGGCGAACCCAGAGTGGGGGAATGAAACAGTTCTCACGGAATTCATCCTGGTAGGATTTTGGAATCTCCCTGAGCTACAaactcttctcttcctgctgtttctcGTCATCTACATCGTGACCGTGGCTGGGAACATCCTTATCTTTGCGCTTGTTGTGGCTAAACAgaaccttcacacccccatgtacttcttcctggggaatttgtcctgcttggagacctgctacacctccaccatcctacCCAAGgtgctggccagtctcctgactggggacaggaCTATTTTGTTTAGTCTCTGCCTCACACAATTTTATTTCGTTTGTTCTCTGGTGGTTACAGAATGCCTTCTCCTGTCAGTGATGTCCTACGATCGGTATTTAGCGATATGCAATCCAATGCACTATGCAGCCCATATGAGTGTCAGGGCCTGCCTCCAGCTTGCAGGTGGCTCTTGGATAGGTGGCTTCCTATGCAGTGGCATATTAACATTGTCTATATCTCAGTTAACATTCTGTGGCCCCAACATTATTGATCATTTCTTTTGCGATTTTATCCCCCTTGTAAATCTCTCCTGCAATGACCCACACTTGATGGAAACGCTGGCTTTCACACTCAGCTTTCTTTTCTCACTGGTTCCATTCCTACTTATCATGATGTCCTACATCTGCATCATTgccaccatcctgagaatcccatCCACCACCGGaaggcaaaaggccttttccacctgctcctcccacctcattgtgGTGAGCATTTATTATGCAACTCTGCTGATTGTCTATATGTTCCCAACCACAGATATCCTGAGCAACTTCAAGAAAGTTCTCTCTGTCATCTACACTGTCCTAACTCCCCTGGtcaatcccctcatctacagcctgagaaacaaagaggtccAGGAGGCCCTGAGGAAAGCTTGCAGGAAATTCATGCTTGGACCATGCGAACCGGTCAATTTCCTTGGGTTAAAATAG